In Xanthomonas sp. SI, the following are encoded in one genomic region:
- a CDS encoding KpsF/GutQ family sugar-phosphate isomerase: MAVSPLSPDAIDDASLVASGRRVVEIEQAALGAVGARIGAEFAAACRLILASRGRVVATGMGKSGHVARKIAATLASTGTPAFYVHPGEAGHGDLGMITDADVVLALSYSGESDEILMLLPVLKRQGNAVIAMTGRAQSTLAREADLHLDVSVPAEACPLDLAPTSSTTASLALGDALAVALLDARGFTADDFARSHPAGSLGRRLLLHITDVMHGGDELPRVREDASLSEALVEMSRKRLGMTAVVDGDGRLLGLFTDGDLRRTLDSALDVRQTRIADVMTRQPRTIGADQLAAEAARLMETHKINGLIVVDGDGRAVGALNIHDLLRARVV, encoded by the coding sequence ATGGCTGTATCGCCCCTGTCCCCCGACGCGATCGACGACGCCAGCCTGGTCGCCAGCGGCCGCCGCGTGGTCGAGATCGAGCAGGCCGCGCTGGGCGCGGTCGGCGCGCGCATCGGCGCCGAATTCGCCGCCGCGTGTCGGTTGATCCTGGCCTCGCGCGGGCGCGTGGTCGCCACCGGCATGGGCAAGTCCGGGCACGTGGCGCGCAAGATCGCCGCCACCCTCGCCTCCACCGGCACCCCGGCGTTCTACGTGCATCCGGGCGAGGCCGGGCACGGCGACCTGGGCATGATCACCGATGCTGACGTGGTCCTGGCCCTGTCCTATTCCGGCGAATCCGACGAGATCCTGATGCTGCTGCCGGTGCTCAAGCGCCAGGGCAATGCGGTGATCGCGATGACCGGCCGCGCCCAGTCCACGCTGGCGCGCGAGGCCGACCTGCACCTGGACGTCAGCGTGCCGGCCGAGGCCTGCCCGCTGGACCTGGCGCCGACCTCCAGCACCACCGCCTCGCTGGCGCTGGGCGATGCGCTGGCGGTGGCGCTGCTGGACGCGCGCGGCTTCACCGCCGACGACTTCGCCCGCTCGCACCCGGCCGGCAGCCTCGGCCGGCGCCTGCTGCTGCATATCACCGACGTGATGCACGGCGGCGACGAACTGCCGCGGGTGCGCGAAGACGCCAGCCTCAGCGAGGCGCTGGTGGAGATGAGCCGCAAGCGCCTGGGCATGACCGCGGTGGTCGATGGCGACGGGCGCCTGCTCGGCCTGTTCACCGACGGCGACCTGCGCCGCACCCTGGACAGCGCGCTGGACGTGCGCCAGACCCGCATCGCCGACGTGATGACCCGGCAGCCGCGCACGATCGGCGCCGACCAGCTCGCCGCCGAGGCCGCACGGCTGATGGAAACCCACAAGATCAACGGTTTGATCGTGGTCGACGGCGACGGCCGCGCAGTCGGCGCGCTCAACATTCACGACCTGTTGCGCGCCAGAGTGGTTTAA
- a CDS encoding BolA/IbaG family iron-sulfur metabolism protein translates to MDAETIRKLIEAGLPGARVQVQGDDGVHFEATVVSEAFAGKLPLARHRMVYATLGELMGGAIHALALTTLTPEQAG, encoded by the coding sequence TTGGACGCCGAAACCATCCGTAAACTGATCGAGGCCGGCCTGCCCGGCGCGCGCGTGCAGGTGCAGGGCGACGACGGCGTGCACTTCGAGGCCACCGTGGTCAGCGAAGCTTTCGCCGGCAAGCTGCCGCTGGCCCGCCACCGCATGGTGTACGCGACGCTGGGCGAGCTGATGGGCGGGGCGATCCATGCGCTGGCGCTGACCACGCTGACCCCCGAGCAGGCCGGCTGA
- the murA gene encoding UDP-N-acetylglucosamine 1-carboxyvinyltransferase: protein MAKIVVTGGNALHGEVNISGAKNAVLPILCATLLADAPVEITNVPQLHDVITTVKLLGELGAEVTIDEGTLARGSAITVDPRKVDQHVAPYELVRTMRASILVLGPLLAKFGAAEVSLPGGCAIGSRPVDQHIKGLQALGAEISVENGYIKATSNGRLKGGRYVFDMVSVTGTENVLMAATLADGTTVLENAAMEPEVTDLADCLIALGAKIEGAGTSRIVVHGVERLSGGRHAVLPDRIETGTFLVAAAMTGGSVTVRRARADTLDAVLDKLSEAGATIETGPDWIRLDMHGKRPRAVSLTTAPYPAFPTDMQAQFMALNCVADGVGVINETIFENRFMHVNELLRLGADIQVEGHTAIVRGNERLSGAPVMATDLRASASLILAGLVADGDTTIDRIYHLDRGYENIEEKLGALGASIRRIA, encoded by the coding sequence ATGGCCAAAATCGTAGTGACCGGCGGCAATGCGCTGCACGGTGAAGTGAACATTTCCGGTGCCAAGAACGCGGTGCTGCCGATCCTGTGCGCGACCTTGCTGGCCGATGCGCCGGTGGAGATCACCAACGTGCCGCAGCTGCACGACGTGATCACCACGGTGAAGCTGCTCGGCGAACTGGGCGCCGAAGTCACCATCGACGAAGGCACCCTGGCGCGCGGCAGCGCGATCACCGTGGATCCGCGCAAGGTCGACCAGCACGTCGCGCCGTACGAGCTGGTGCGCACCATGCGCGCCTCGATCCTGGTGCTGGGTCCGCTGCTGGCCAAGTTCGGCGCGGCCGAAGTGTCGCTGCCCGGCGGCTGCGCGATCGGCTCGCGGCCGGTGGACCAGCACATCAAGGGCCTGCAGGCGCTGGGCGCGGAGATCAGCGTCGAGAACGGCTACATCAAGGCCACCAGCAATGGGCGGCTGAAGGGCGGCCGCTACGTGTTCGACATGGTCAGCGTCACCGGCACCGAGAACGTGCTGATGGCCGCGACCCTGGCCGACGGCACCACCGTGCTGGAGAACGCGGCGATGGAGCCGGAAGTCACCGACCTGGCCGACTGCCTGATCGCGCTCGGCGCGAAGATCGAAGGCGCCGGCACCTCGCGCATCGTGGTGCATGGCGTGGAACGCCTGTCCGGCGGCCGCCACGCGGTGCTGCCCGATCGCATCGAGACCGGCACCTTCCTGGTCGCCGCGGCGATGACCGGCGGCAGCGTCACCGTGCGCCGCGCGCGCGCCGACACGCTCGACGCGGTGCTCGACAAGCTGAGCGAGGCCGGCGCCACCATCGAGACCGGCCCGGACTGGATCCGCCTGGACATGCACGGCAAGCGCCCGCGCGCGGTCAGCCTGACCACCGCGCCGTACCCGGCGTTCCCGACCGACATGCAGGCGCAATTCATGGCGCTCAACTGCGTGGCCGACGGCGTCGGCGTGATCAACGAGACGATCTTCGAGAACCGCTTCATGCACGTCAACGAGCTGCTGCGCCTGGGCGCGGACATCCAGGTCGAAGGCCATACCGCGATCGTGCGCGGCAACGAGCGGCTCAGCGGCGCGCCGGTGATGGCCACCGACCTGCGCGCCTCGGCCTCGCTGATCCTGGCCGGGCTGGTCGCCGACGGCGACACCACCATCGACCGCATCTACCACCTGGACCGTGGCTACGAGAACATCGAGGAGAAGCTGGGGGCGCTGGGCGCGTCCATCCGGCGCATCGCATGA
- a CDS encoding EF-hand domain-containing protein, translating into MILKGRFTRRRKVLLAVVILVLAWVGYAWYAGIAITQGIEQRDMDWNGDGQVSRSEIAQAFYAVGVTRSQDGPRQCSTFYWRNSGTQIRVDCRTTFAPAADAKKPAADAKKPAADAKK; encoded by the coding sequence ATGATCCTCAAAGGCCGCTTTACCCGCCGGCGCAAGGTGCTGCTGGCGGTGGTGATCCTGGTGCTGGCCTGGGTCGGCTACGCCTGGTATGCGGGCATCGCCATCACCCAGGGCATCGAACAGCGCGACATGGACTGGAACGGCGACGGCCAGGTCAGCCGCAGCGAGATCGCGCAGGCGTTCTACGCGGTCGGCGTGACCCGCAGCCAGGACGGCCCGCGCCAATGCAGCACCTTCTATTGGCGCAACAGCGGCACGCAGATCCGCGTGGACTGCCGCACCACGTTCGCACCGGCCGCCGACGCCAAGAAGCCAGCCGCCGACGCCAAGAAGCCAGCCGCCGACGCGAAGAAGTAA